A genome region from Diospyros lotus cultivar Yz01 unplaced genomic scaffold, ASM1463336v1 superscaf2, whole genome shotgun sequence includes the following:
- the LOC127793292 gene encoding transcription factor JUNGBRUNNEN 1-like, with the protein MEVEKMRTTMECSKDDRDRDGCGGGGGGDDDVPLPGFRFHPTDEELVGFYLRRRVEKKPISIELIKHVDIYKYDPWDLPKGSNVGDNEWYFFCKRGRKYRNSVRPNRVTGSGFWKATGIDRPIYSSGGTCGCIGLKKSLVYYRGSAGKGTKTDWMMHEFRLPADHDTKSTKHIDVKNITTQEAEVWTLCRIFKRNVSSYRRCTSDWRSEATVRRGAVEASSKTCSVESDDQSNESYIDFRTPAIRQNEKKHLVGHGYEADQQMVAGQLNSISAAPSMASSYSSLNYGQEMNEFKYGDWDELRSVVEYAVDPLLT; encoded by the exons ATGGAGGTGGAGAAGATGAGAACAACAATGGAGTGTTCCAAGGATGATCGTGATCGTGACGGCTGCGgcggcggaggcggaggcgaCGACGATGTTCCGCTCCCCGGGTTCCGATTCCATCCGACGGACGAGGAGCTGGTTGGGTTCTATCTTCGCCGGAGGGTTGAGAAGAAACCCATCAGTATTGAGCTTATCAAACATGTCGATATCTACAAATACGACCCTTGGGATCTTCCAA AGGGTAGCAATGTGGGAGACAATGAATGGTACTTCTTCtgcaaaagaggaagaaaatacaGGAACAGCGTAAGGCCCAATAGAGTCACAGGGTCCGGGTTTTGGAAGGCTACTGGCATCGACAGGCCTATTTATTCTTCTGGTGGAACATGTGGATGCATTGGGCTCAAGAAATCTTTGGTATACTATCGCGGTAGCGCCGGGAAAGGCACAAAAACTGATTGGATGATGCACGAGTTTCGCCTCCCGGCTGATCATGACACCAAAAGCACCAAACACATCGATGTCAAGAACATCACGACCCAAGAAGCT GAGGTTTGGACACTATGCAGGATTTTCAAGAGAAATGTATCGTCATACAGGAGGTGTACATCAGATTGGAGATCAGAAGCTACTGTTAGAAGGGGGGCCGTTGAAGCAAGCTCCAAGACCTGCAGTGTGGAGTCTGATGATCAGAGCAATGAAAGTTACATCGATTTTCGAACGCCGGCGATTCGACAGAACGAGAAGAAGCATTTGGTTGGCCATGGTTATGAAGCCGACCAGCAGATGGTTGCAGGCCAGTTGAACTCAATATCTGCGGCTCCATCCATGGCATCATCGTATTCCAGTCTTAATTATGGTCAAGAAATGAATGAATTCAAGTATGGGGATTGGGATGAGCTCAGATCGGTTGTGGAGTATGCTGTTGATCCGCTTCTAACATAA